Part of the Candidatus Desulfatibia profunda genome, CAGTTGCCAGGCGCAGTCGGTTTCAAGACCAATTTCGCATTGTCCGTTCCGGGAGCCGCCACAGGGACCGTTTAAAAGCTTTTTGGCACAGCGGGTAAGCGGGCAAACCCCCCCGAACAGGGCCAGCATGCAATCCCCGCAACCGGAGCACTCCTCGGTGAAAAAGCCCGGGCTTTCCAGAACCCCGATGAACGTTGTGTTCACACCCGGCAAAACAGGGACCTTGGCAAACCGTCTGGCGACAGCCTGAACGCCGGCACCACAGGCCAGGGATAATACCGTGTCGTTGCGAGCGATGGCACCAGCGCTCTCCTGGATGAACTCATCTTCGCACTGACGTTCAACGGTGAATTCTTCAATTTCGATAGCCCGGCCTTCTTTCTTAAAAGCCAGCCGCAGGGCGGACGTCAGCGTGGCAACCTCGTCTTCACCTCCGGCAAAGCAGGTTTTGACACATGTACCGCATCCCAGGATGAGCAACTTTTTAGCGGACGCAACGATTCCCTTGATTTCCGCAATGGGTTTTTGTTCTCCGACAATCATTCGATTAACCTTTTCGTTCCTTAAAATTGATTTTGCGCATTTTCCTGCCTGGGCAATCTCGTCCAGGCAGAAATAATCTAATTTGTCTGCGTGTGTCTGTGGCTATAAAATATTTTGGACACCAATGAGTTTAAATTTAATTACGCCGCCGGATTGGGACCCAGTTCGGCAAGGTCCGAGAAGGTTCTGCGTAAGATTACGGCAACCGACGCCTCATCTTTAGAAGGTATATTAAAGATCGACAGCCTCCGGCCGTCCAGGCCGATTTCGTCCAGTAACTTCTGAACCCACTCAACCCGTTTTCTGGCCCTGATGCTGCCCTGAACGTGCCGGCACTGTTCCTCGGGGCACACCAGAACAACCACAGCATCCGCACCGGCTTCAAAGGCCTTCAGCAGAACAATATCCTTGACCATTCCCGAACAGGGCAGCTTGACGACGTGCAATTCGCAATTATCCTCACCGCCCCCGGGTAAAGACACCCCTTCGTAAAAAATGTTTATACAATGAAATACGGTTATTTTAGGCTTAAAGTTCGGATCCATTTTCTGCCTACGCCCTGTCCGGATGATTTTTTTTTTAAAATTTTAGTTTAACATTTCCTTAAAACCATAAAAAAGGCGTCTAACCCAAAAAGGGCCCAGACGCCTTTGTCTTGTATAAAAAACTCGGCACACCTTTGTACAAAGTTTTTTGGAAACATTTAAACTAAATATATATTAGCAATTTGTCAAGTAAAGTTACAGGAAAACCGTCAAAAAACAAACATGGTTA contains:
- a CDS encoding methylenetetrahydrofolate reductase C-terminal domain-containing protein, producing MIVGEQKPIAEIKGIVASAKKLLILGCGTCVKTCFAGGEDEVATLTSALRLAFKKEGRAIEIEEFTVERQCEDEFIQESAGAIARNDTVLSLACGAGVQAVARRFAKVPVLPGVNTTFIGVLESPGFFTEECSGCGDCMLALFGGVCPLTRCAKKLLNGPCGGSRNGQCEIGLETDCAWQLIIDRLTLLGQPDNLLTYIPPKDWRPGGSGGPRKLVRKDHMI
- a CDS encoding hydrogenase iron-sulfur subunit, with product MDPNFKPKITVFHCINIFYEGVSLPGGGEDNCELHVVKLPCSGMVKDIVLLKAFEAGADAVVVLVCPEEQCRHVQGSIRARKRVEWVQKLLDEIGLDGRRLSIFNIPSKDEASVAVILRRTFSDLAELGPNPAA